A region of the Variovorax sp. 54 genome:
CAGACCAGCGGTGCACCGCGCCTGCCGCGCTCATCGCGTGGTGGATGCCGCAGGCGATGTGGCGGATGCCGGTCTCGGCGATGAGCTCGCGCGACCGCTCGCTCACCTGCATCACGTAGTGGCTGCAGACGATCGCGGGCACCGGGCTGGCGGCCAGCCCGCGTGCCACCTGCGCGAGCACGGCGCGGTTGAGCGGCGTGTCGTTCGCCGGTGCGTTGGGCACGTCGGCCACGACGATGGCGGCGCCCAGCGCGGGGTCGCGCACCAGCGCTTCGAGCGCGTTGCCGAACAGCTCGGGCTGCAGCATGGCGGCGCCGGTCACGTCGAGCGGGTTCTGCGGCGTGCCGTAGCCCGGCAGCACCTCGCGCAGCGCGGCCTCGGTGGTGGGCGCGAGCGGCGTGAGCACCAGGCCTTCTTCCTCGGCGCGCTCGGCAAAGATCTCGCACATGCCGCCCGACATCGACACGGCCGCCAGCCCGCCGGCCGCGAAAGGCCCGGTCATGCTGGCGAAGGCGGCGGTGAACACCAGGTCTTCGATGGAGCGCACGCGCATCAGGCCCAGTCGCTGGCACATGGCGTCGAACACGCGGTCGTCGCCCACCAGCGAGCCGGTGTGGGCCTGCGCGGCCTGCGCCGTGATCTCGCTGCTGCCCATCTTCAGCACCACGATGGGCTTGGCCACGGCCAGCGCGCGCTCGGCCGCGGCGGCAAAGCGCTGCGGGTCGCGCACGGTCTCGGCGAACACGGCAATGGAACGCGTGTGCTCGTCGTCCACCAGGTAGTCGATGACCTCGGCGATGTCGATGTCCGACTCGTTGCCGGTCGAGACCATGCGGCTCAGGCCGATGCCGTGCACCTGCGCCATGAACGACAGCTGCCCCGCGAGCGCGCCGCTTTGCGACACGATGCCCAGCGTGCCCGCCGGCAGCGGCTCGCGCAGCGAGGCGGTCCACACGGCCGAGCGGTCGACGTAGTTGACGAAGCCCAGGCAGTTGGGCCCGAGGATGCGCAGGCCGCGCGATCGCGCCTTGGCCGTGAGCTGGTGCTGGCGCTCGCGGCCTTCCTCGCCGGCCTCGGCAAAGCCCGAGCTCAGCAGCACCGCGTTGCCGATGCCCGCGCGCTGCAGGTCGGCCAGTGCGTCGTCGAGCGCATCGGCCGGCACCATGAGCAGCGCCGTGTCGACCGGCTCGCCGATGGCCTCGGCCGAGGTGGCCGCCGCGATGCCGTGGAAGCTGCCGCCGCGCCGGTTGACCGGGTAGAGCTTGCCCGCGTAGCCCAGCGTGCGCAGGCTGGCGAGCGCCGCGTTGGACCACACCGAGCGCTCGGTGGCGCCGACGAAGGCGATGGCCTTCGGGTGGAGGAAGCAGTGAAGAGAAGAGGAAGAAGAGGTCATGGGAGGAAGGAAGGTCGGATTCAGTCGTCGAGCTTGATGCGCAGGTCGCTCACGAAGCGCTTCTCGTCGGCGTAGGTCTTGTGCGCCCAGGCCGTGTACGCGGGGCTGTCCATGTAGAACCTGACGTAGTCGTTCAGGTCGAGCGTGCGAATGAACTCGGGGTCGTCCACCGCCTTGCGGAAGGCCTCCTGCAGCGCCTGCACCACCTTCGGGTCCATGCCGCGCGGTCCGGCGATGCCCCACGAACCATTGGCCACCACGTCGTAGCCCAGCTCCTTCACGGTCGGCACGTTCAGCCGCGTGGGGGAGCGCGCTTCATTGAAGGTGGCCAGCAGGCGCACGCGCCCGCCCGCCACGGAGGCGCCAAAGCCGGCCTCGGAGACCGCGT
Encoded here:
- a CDS encoding acetate--CoA ligase family protein, translating into MTSSSSSLHCFLHPKAIAFVGATERSVWSNAALASLRTLGYAGKLYPVNRRGGSFHGIAAATSAEAIGEPVDTALLMVPADALDDALADLQRAGIGNAVLLSSGFAEAGEEGRERQHQLTAKARSRGLRILGPNCLGFVNYVDRSAVWTASLREPLPAGTLGIVSQSGALAGQLSFMAQVHGIGLSRMVSTGNESDIDIAEVIDYLVDDEHTRSIAVFAETVRDPQRFAAAAERALAVAKPIVVLKMGSSEITAQAAQAHTGSLVGDDRVFDAMCQRLGLMRVRSIEDLVFTAAFASMTGPFAAGGLAAVSMSGGMCEIFAERAEEEGLVLTPLAPTTEAALREVLPGYGTPQNPLDVTGAAMLQPELFGNALEALVRDPALGAAIVVADVPNAPANDTPLNRAVLAQVARGLAASPVPAIVCSHYVMQVSERSRELIAETGIRHIACGIHHAMSAAGAVHRWSETLRRRQQAKSTAAAVPATPPTQPLRSERETLEWLSQRGVPVVPVRLSRSADEAARFAEEIGGPVVLKIASAQIAHKTEVGGVALNLQGADAVRAAWLAMDARVRAARPEAEIDGILVAPMRPGGLELFVGTVRDPQWGPALAVGLGGIWVEALRDTSLRLLPVTPAEVQDMLAELRGARLLDGWRGAPAADRDAIAEAVAAIGNAALALGPELVSLEVNPLRVDGRTVEALDALAVWGAAG